In Anaerolineae bacterium, the following are encoded in one genomic region:
- a CDS encoding DUF5110 domain-containing protein, which translates to MTESVIPEHFRIDARSAADPAAIVLGPGVRFTVLTERVLRLEYDPAERFEDRPSQVFWYRQQPVPAFTATVAADHITLETAHLQLQYAITPQGFAPDTLRITLKSTGAIWHYEDTDRQNLGGTIRTLDDINGPTRLDPGLISRSGWAVIDDSKSLVFNEAGWLEVRQAAPEARDLYFFGYGHDYMACLRDYSLLTGPTPLIPRWALGNWWSRYWAYTEDELTALIEDFQRHQVPLSVCIVDMDWHITDTGNQCSGWTGYTWNRALFPDPDRFLRFLHSKGLCTALNLHPAEGIHPHEERYAEMARRMGVDPASEQPIPFDIADPRFARAYFEVLHHPEEARGVDFWWLDWQQGTLTSLPNLDPLWWLNHLHFLDLGRANKRSFVFSRWGGLGNHRYPIGFSGDALISWETLAFQPYFTSTAANVAYGWWSHDIGGHHLGVETPELYLRWVQYGVFSPILRIHCTNNPFHDRRPWAYDAETFRHLQTALQLRHALIPYIYTMAWLSHTSHRPLIQPMYHHHPDQEEAYHCPQQYTFGTELIAAPYVAPADPDTQLSRQVVWLPAGDWYDFFSGEYYRGDAWYAVYGAMGDIPVFARAGAIVPLGPLTGWGGTDNPSVLDVHLFAGADGYFTLYEDDGNSPAYLDGQACLTDIAQAWHSDGLTITVQAPRGDATLIPQEREYRLHIHGIVEPARCRALVNGQEIPLTTQYNAQAERLTITGLSLSRTATLRLEVSAEHGSLLSHRDRTLEKGQAMLRAFRLHSAVKQSLARRLADLPATPHLLADYAARMSDSQVRALLEVTLGTGVHHISGADCADRFILWNNHGVEGMCYGFSLAYANRFHGDSGEIPRFKAIIPEREMARLRGGQRHPRWKFTARYLDLVSLTHAGP; encoded by the coding sequence CTGAGCGCTTCGAGGATCGGCCCAGCCAGGTCTTCTGGTACCGCCAACAGCCGGTTCCTGCTTTTACAGCCACTGTTGCGGCTGATCACATCACCCTAGAGACCGCTCATCTGCAGCTGCAGTACGCTATCACACCACAGGGGTTTGCTCCGGATACCTTGCGCATCACGCTCAAATCGACAGGAGCAATCTGGCACTACGAGGACACCGACCGGCAGAATCTGGGCGGCACCATCCGCACGCTTGATGACATCAACGGCCCAACGCGCCTCGATCCCGGCCTGATCTCACGCTCCGGCTGGGCGGTTATCGATGATTCGAAATCGCTGGTTTTCAACGAAGCAGGCTGGCTGGAAGTCCGTCAAGCCGCTCCTGAAGCGCGAGACCTCTATTTCTTCGGTTATGGGCACGATTACATGGCCTGCCTGCGGGACTACAGCCTGCTTACCGGCCCGACACCGCTGATCCCGCGCTGGGCGCTGGGCAACTGGTGGAGCCGCTACTGGGCTTACACGGAAGATGAACTCACTGCTCTGATCGAGGACTTCCAGCGCCATCAGGTCCCCCTGTCCGTCTGTATCGTTGACATGGACTGGCACATTACCGACACCGGCAACCAGTGCAGCGGCTGGACCGGTTACACCTGGAACCGGGCGCTCTTCCCCGACCCGGATCGGTTCCTGCGCTTCCTGCACAGCAAAGGCCTCTGTACGGCCCTGAATCTGCACCCGGCCGAAGGCATCCACCCTCATGAGGAACGTTACGCCGAAATGGCCCGGCGTATGGGCGTCGACCCCGCCAGCGAGCAACCCATTCCCTTTGACATCGCTGACCCACGCTTCGCCCGCGCCTACTTTGAGGTACTGCACCACCCAGAAGAAGCTCGCGGCGTCGATTTCTGGTGGCTGGACTGGCAGCAGGGTACCCTCACCAGCTTGCCCAACCTCGATCCGCTGTGGTGGCTGAACCACCTGCACTTTCTGGACCTGGGACGAGCCAACAAACGCTCCTTTGTCTTTTCGCGCTGGGGCGGCCTGGGTAACCACCGCTATCCCATCGGCTTCTCCGGCGATGCACTGATCAGCTGGGAGACGCTGGCCTTCCAGCCATATTTCACGTCAACAGCTGCCAATGTTGCCTACGGCTGGTGGAGCCATGACATCGGTGGGCATCATCTGGGTGTGGAGACTCCGGAGCTATATCTGCGCTGGGTGCAATATGGCGTTTTCAGCCCCATCCTGCGCATCCACTGCACCAACAACCCGTTCCATGATCGCCGCCCCTGGGCCTATGACGCTGAGACGTTCCGCCACCTGCAAACGGCCCTGCAACTGCGCCACGCGCTGATCCCGTACATCTACACGATGGCCTGGCTTAGCCACACCAGCCACCGCCCCCTCATCCAGCCCATGTACCATCACCACCCCGACCAGGAGGAGGCATATCACTGTCCGCAACAGTACACCTTCGGCACAGAACTGATCGCAGCGCCCTATGTTGCGCCTGCTGACCCGGACACGCAGTTGAGCCGCCAGGTCGTCTGGCTACCTGCCGGTGACTGGTACGACTTCTTCAGCGGAGAGTATTACCGTGGCGATGCCTGGTATGCTGTGTACGGTGCGATGGGAGATATCCCTGTCTTTGCTCGTGCTGGTGCGATCGTCCCACTGGGGCCGCTGACCGGCTGGGGCGGAACAGACAATCCCTCTGTGCTGGACGTGCACCTGTTCGCTGGCGCAGACGGCTACTTCACCCTCTACGAGGACGACGGGAACAGCCCGGCATACCTGGATGGCCAGGCTTGCCTGACCGACATCGCTCAGGCATGGCATTCTGACGGCCTGACCATCACCGTGCAGGCTCCCCGCGGCGATGCCACCCTGATCCCGCAGGAACGGGAGTACCGGCTACACATCCACGGCATCGTCGAACCTGCTCGCTGCCGGGCACTGGTCAACGGGCAGGAGATTCCACTGACGACGCAATACAATGCCCAGGCGGAGCGCCTGACCATAACCGGCCTGAGCCTTTCCCGCACCGCAACCCTGCGCCTGGAGGTCTCCGCGGAGCACGGTAGCCTGCTCTCCCACCGCGACAGAACGCTGGAAAAGGGTCAGGCGATGTTGCGGGCATTCCGGCTGCATTCGGCGGTCAAGCAGTCTCTGGCCCGCCGTCTGGCCGATTTACCTGCGACGCCGCACCTGCTGGCCGATTACGCCGCTCGTATGAGCGACTCACAGGTCCGCGCCCTGCTGGAAGTGACCCTGGGGACGGGCGTGCACCATATCAGCGGCGCTGACTGCGCCGATCGATTCATCCTGTGGAACAACCATGGCGTAGAAGGCATGTGCTATGGGTTTTCGCTCGCCTATGCGAATCGCTTCCATGGCGATAGCGGCGAGATACCCCGCTTCAAGGCCATCATTCCCGAACGCGAAATGGCGCGCCTACGGGGTGGCCAGCGTCATCCGCGCTGGAAGTTCACCGCCCGATACCTGGATCTGGTATCCTTAACCCACGCCGGCCCCTGA